One Myxococcota bacterium genomic window carries:
- a CDS encoding sigma-54 dependent transcriptional regulator, giving the protein MAKRRALIIDDEAGVRQSLGLILEDEGFEVARAADGDAGLRAAQAESFDVVLCDVRMPRRGGFEILEEVIRAQPDATVLVMSAFGQVEQALEAVRKGAYDFLAKPFTAQELLLAIKKADERERLRRENRTLRRALSNETRGVSIAAASPGMREVFELVERAAEFKTTVLVTGESGAGKEVVARAVHGLSDRATAPYVAVNCGAIPESLIESELFGHAKGAFTGADSESRGMFREADGGTLFLDEIGELPPATQVKLLRVLQEEEVRPVGAAKSFAVDVRIIAATARDLEQMVAAGQFRSDLFYRLNVFRIHVPPLRERPEDVPLLADQLLAAHARRMGKPVDPLERELLEALAAQPWPGNVRELENALERALILTRGRRITLDLFPFGAESADEARGESDSGGADDSSGSEAHDGEDLSIKRQGRALEERLIRQALLRTAGNRTRAARLLELSPRALQYKLKEYAIDPLNPLPAPSDS; this is encoded by the coding sequence ATGGCAAAGCGCCGAGCGCTGATCATCGATGACGAGGCCGGGGTCCGCCAGAGTCTCGGCCTGATCCTCGAGGACGAGGGGTTCGAGGTCGCGCGCGCGGCCGACGGCGACGCGGGCCTGCGCGCCGCGCAGGCCGAGTCATTCGACGTCGTGCTGTGCGACGTGCGCATGCCGCGCCGCGGCGGCTTCGAGATCCTCGAGGAAGTGATCCGGGCACAGCCCGACGCGACCGTGCTGGTCATGTCTGCCTTCGGCCAGGTCGAGCAGGCGCTCGAAGCGGTGCGCAAGGGCGCCTACGACTTTCTCGCCAAGCCCTTCACCGCGCAGGAGCTCCTGCTCGCGATCAAGAAGGCGGACGAGCGCGAGCGCCTGCGGCGCGAGAACCGCACGCTGCGCCGTGCGCTCTCGAACGAGACGCGCGGCGTGTCGATCGCGGCCGCGTCGCCCGGTATGCGCGAGGTGTTCGAGCTGGTCGAGCGCGCCGCGGAGTTCAAGACCACCGTGCTGGTCACCGGAGAGAGCGGTGCGGGCAAGGAGGTCGTGGCGCGCGCGGTGCACGGTCTCTCGGACCGCGCCACGGCGCCATACGTCGCCGTGAACTGCGGTGCGATCCCCGAGTCACTGATCGAGAGCGAGCTCTTCGGCCACGCCAAGGGTGCGTTCACCGGCGCCGACAGCGAGTCACGCGGCATGTTCCGGGAGGCCGACGGCGGGACGCTGTTCCTCGACGAGATCGGCGAGCTGCCGCCCGCGACCCAGGTGAAGCTGCTGCGCGTGCTGCAGGAGGAGGAGGTGCGCCCGGTGGGCGCCGCGAAGAGCTTCGCGGTCGACGTGCGCATCATCGCGGCCACCGCGCGCGACCTCGAGCAGATGGTGGCCGCGGGTCAGTTCCGCTCGGATCTCTTCTACCGGCTGAACGTCTTCCGCATCCACGTGCCGCCGCTGCGCGAGCGGCCCGAGGACGTGCCGTTGCTCGCCGACCAGCTGCTGGCCGCGCACGCGCGGCGCATGGGCAAGCCGGTCGACCCGCTGGAGCGCGAGCTGCTCGAGGCGCTGGCGGCCCAGCCGTGGCCGGGCAATGTGCGCGAGCTCGAGAACGCGCTCGAGCGCGCGCTGATCCTGACGCGCGGCCGGCGCATCACGCTGGACCTGTTCCCGTTCGGCGCCGAGAGCGCGGATGAGGCGCGTGGCGAGAGTGACTCAGGCGGCGCAGATGACTCATCCGGGTCCGAGGCGCACGACGGCGAGGACCTGTCGATCAAGCGCCAGGGCCGGGCGCTCGAGGAGCGACTCATTCGCCAGGCGCTGCTGCGCACGGCTGGCAACCGCACGCGCGCGGCTCGTCTGCTCGAGCTCTCGCCTCGAGCCCTGCAGTACAAGCTCAAGGAATACGCGATCGACCCGCTCAATCCGCTTCCGGCGCCCTCCGATAGCTGA
- a CDS encoding ATP-binding protein — MTRRVGVQLEIVANLFVMMFAGVALVGVVLLSHSAVTVRDEAVERLRMGSRHLESLLERGVNDLADLAAVAHTSTPRLAGGEFAVLDASGRQVLGPPFDAAGRQQIAELVELARARGEVLELGSLWRGELALVTPVRTHSGQEGFLVGRSRGEEYRARLAPLVASGVGLLVIATSVFAGFGAWLLRRRVVSPLAELARGTRRVAAGDLAARIATQGPAELEDLAASFNRMAEALEADRAALERAQDALARGRRLASVGQLAAGVAHEVGNPVAAILGYAEMCQRERGASARSRELAEHIADEAMRIRTLVREMLDLSRPDALSVERVPAAELLERVAERMRPQPLLAGIELASSLAPELPLVDVDRRRIEQIFVNLVENAAHALRGVTGPRIELAAERARDPARPARRASDRTDESHAAERAPDSVAFTVTDNGPGIDPEHLPYVFDPFFTTKEPGEGSGLGLWNAHRLAELLGGRLEVASQSGRTCFRLVLPAADTNAGHGKAPSADHR, encoded by the coding sequence GTGACCCGGCGCGTCGGCGTCCAGCTCGAGATCGTCGCGAACCTGTTCGTGATGATGTTCGCGGGCGTGGCGCTGGTGGGCGTGGTGCTGCTGAGTCACTCGGCGGTCACCGTGCGAGACGAGGCGGTCGAGCGCCTGCGCATGGGCTCGCGCCATCTCGAGTCACTCCTGGAGCGCGGCGTGAACGACCTGGCCGACCTGGCCGCGGTCGCACACACCTCCACTCCGCGGCTGGCCGGCGGCGAGTTCGCCGTGCTCGACGCGTCGGGCCGCCAGGTGCTGGGCCCGCCGTTCGACGCCGCCGGGCGCCAGCAGATCGCGGAGCTGGTGGAGCTGGCGCGCGCGCGCGGCGAGGTGCTCGAGCTGGGGAGTCTGTGGCGCGGCGAGCTGGCGCTCGTGACTCCGGTCCGCACGCACTCGGGCCAGGAGGGCTTCCTCGTGGGCCGCAGCCGCGGCGAAGAGTACCGCGCGCGGCTCGCGCCGCTGGTGGCGTCGGGCGTCGGCCTCCTGGTCATCGCCACGTCGGTGTTCGCGGGCTTCGGCGCCTGGCTGCTGCGGCGGCGGGTCGTCTCGCCCCTGGCCGAGCTCGCGCGCGGCACGCGGCGCGTGGCGGCGGGCGACCTGGCGGCGCGCATCGCCACGCAGGGGCCCGCCGAGCTCGAAGACCTGGCCGCGTCGTTCAACCGCATGGCCGAAGCGCTCGAAGCCGACCGCGCCGCGCTCGAGCGCGCCCAGGACGCGCTGGCGCGCGGCCGGCGCCTGGCGAGCGTGGGCCAGCTCGCGGCGGGGGTCGCGCACGAGGTCGGCAACCCGGTGGCGGCGATCCTGGGCTACGCCGAAATGTGTCAGCGGGAACGCGGCGCGAGCGCGCGCTCGCGCGAGCTGGCGGAGCACATCGCGGACGAGGCGATGCGCATCCGCACGCTCGTGCGCGAGATGCTCGACCTGTCCCGCCCCGATGCGCTCTCGGTCGAGCGCGTGCCCGCGGCCGAGCTCTTGGAGCGCGTGGCGGAGCGCATGCGCCCGCAGCCGCTGTTGGCGGGCATCGAGCTCGCGTCGTCGCTCGCGCCGGAGCTGCCCCTTGTCGACGTGGACCGGCGCCGGATCGAGCAGATCTTCGTGAACCTGGTCGAGAACGCGGCGCACGCCCTGCGCGGGGTGACCGGCCCGAGGATCGAGCTCGCCGCCGAGCGCGCGCGTGATCCCGCGCGGCCCGCGCGCCGGGCATCGGATCGCACGGACGAAAGTCACGCGGCCGAGCGCGCGCCGGACTCCGTCGCCTTCACGGTCACCGACAACGGCCCGGGCATCGACCCCGAACACCTGCCGTACGTGTTCGACCCGTTCTTCACCACCAAGGAGCCCGGCGAGGGCTCGGGCCTGGGCCTGTGGAACGCACACCGGCTGGCCGAGCTCCTGGGCGGAAGACTCGAAGTCGCGAGTCAGTCCGGCCGGACTTGCTTCAGATTGGTGTTGCCGGCGGCCGATACGAACGCCGGCCATGGCAAAGCGCCGAGCGCTGATCATCGATGA